The proteins below come from a single Persephonella sp. genomic window:
- the rgy gene encoding reverse gyrase, translated as MESKVIPLIYKNMCPNCGGDITSERLFKGLVCENCLPDEVPREDLCDFLGYGKFLDVCQLWSKVRDFKEFFRQIIKNDLWSIQETWATRFFLNISYALLAPTGIGKTTFGLVLSKYLKDKENKKAYLIFPTQMLVNQAHERLVSFGVPEEDILAYTSKFAKTKKKQEEYKERIKNNDFKILLTTTMFLYKNIDIIPKGEYALVFVDDVDSILKSAKNIDKVLMLLGFTQEDIDYTLKFITFKQNLFKKGQPTEEDFELLQHWQAKIQKIAEKRKGVLIVSSATSNPRSKRVNLFRELLGFEVGRPSLTLRNIEDVYEKPEKVWERSIDVIKKLGKGGLAFLSSSETRETLEKYVEFLNQNGITAVSYEELMDRLDEYREGKIQVAVGFASYRNPLARGIDLPDVIRYAVFIGVPKLQFNIRFEEEFIHLYYFMLSLTPFLARKKLLDPLEVKQLYDYINYLKIYAFIPPEKLEPEKLNKMRQIQQYVKKLIEKPEIFSAVQQSPEITLKKEGDTFILTTADVTGYIQASGRTSRLYAGGLTKGLAYLLVDDDKAFYSLQKKVRWFSEDIEFKPVEEINLEEILKQIDEDREKVRKVLSGEFIKEERQSFLTTVVIVESPNKARTIANFFGKPLRRKLKNLDAYEIAIGERFLTIVASKGHVYDLNKEEYYFGVKKNGELVPIFEPIDESKNNIIQSIRELDLEVNEIFIATDPDTEGEKISYDLFLNSLPYNYNIKRAEFHEVTKKAFLEAIKNYRDFDVNLVKAQLVRRVADRWIGFTISQYIQKKLHRHWLSAGRVQTPVLEWVINRTDEAKQKIAIVRVEINGYPFEFQFEDKKKAKWFYDHLEFVMVKALEKEEEHLFVKPFTTDTMLSEAARELRFSPQETMQLAQDLFEAGLITYHRTDSIRVSEAGVFVAKEYITENFGEEYFKPRTFSTAGGAHECIRPTRPMDADDLRSMIYTMNLQGITNKHIRLYDLIFRRFMASQMRETVVEKTTYDIRAFDEELQEGVLTRIIEHGYDLILPVKVYSIPEGKIEVKDKKSYHLKPKVPYYTFATLIQDMKEKGIGRPSTYAVTVQKLLDRHYIIERRGYLFPTKLGRTVMALIKKREDIYKFVNENYTKQLEEIMDKVERGEADYEEELEKLFNELKEKKLFFKVELGKYAYEE; from the coding sequence ATGGAAAGCAAAGTTATACCCCTTATATACAAAAATATGTGTCCAAACTGTGGAGGAGATATAACTTCTGAAAGACTCTTTAAAGGTCTTGTATGTGAAAACTGTCTTCCTGATGAAGTTCCACGGGAAGATTTGTGTGATTTTTTAGGCTATGGAAAGTTCCTTGATGTTTGTCAGCTATGGAGCAAAGTCAGGGACTTTAAGGAGTTTTTCAGACAAATTATAAAAAATGATTTATGGTCTATACAGGAAACCTGGGCTACCAGATTTTTCCTGAATATCTCTTATGCACTTCTTGCCCCAACAGGTATAGGTAAAACCACATTTGGGCTTGTTTTATCCAAATACCTGAAAGACAAAGAAAATAAAAAAGCATACCTAATCTTCCCTACACAGATGCTTGTTAATCAGGCACATGAAAGATTGGTATCCTTTGGAGTTCCGGAAGAAGATATTCTTGCATATACATCAAAATTTGCAAAAACAAAGAAAAAACAGGAAGAATACAAAGAAAGAATAAAAAATAACGATTTTAAAATTCTCCTGACCACAACAATGTTTTTATACAAAAATATAGACATTATTCCCAAAGGAGAATATGCCTTAGTCTTTGTTGATGATGTTGATAGTATCCTAAAATCTGCAAAAAATATAGATAAAGTTCTTATGCTTCTTGGATTTACACAGGAAGACATTGATTACACATTAAAATTCATAACATTTAAACAAAATCTGTTTAAAAAAGGACAACCAACAGAGGAAGATTTTGAACTACTGCAGCACTGGCAGGCAAAAATCCAGAAAATAGCAGAAAAAAGAAAAGGTGTTCTTATAGTTTCCTCAGCTACTTCAAATCCAAGGTCAAAAAGGGTAAATCTATTCAGGGAATTACTTGGTTTTGAAGTAGGAAGACCATCTTTAACCCTAAGGAACATAGAGGATGTATATGAAAAACCTGAAAAAGTATGGGAAAGAAGTATTGATGTAATCAAAAAACTAGGAAAAGGTGGACTGGCATTTCTCTCATCATCAGAGACAAGGGAAACACTTGAAAAATATGTGGAATTCCTAAACCAAAACGGCATTACAGCAGTATCCTATGAAGAATTAATGGATAGGCTTGATGAATATAGAGAAGGCAAAATTCAGGTTGCCGTCGGATTTGCAAGCTACAGAAATCCTCTTGCAAGGGGAATTGACCTACCTGATGTGATTAGATATGCTGTTTTTATCGGTGTTCCAAAACTCCAGTTTAATATCAGATTTGAAGAAGAGTTTATCCATCTTTATTACTTTATGCTGTCTTTAACTCCATTCCTTGCAAGGAAAAAGCTATTAGACCCTCTGGAAGTAAAACAGCTTTACGATTACATAAACTACCTGAAAATATATGCCTTTATCCCTCCTGAAAAGCTTGAGCCTGAAAAACTAAACAAAATGCGCCAGATACAACAATACGTTAAGAAACTGATAGAAAAACCTGAGATTTTCTCAGCTGTCCAGCAATCTCCGGAAATCACCCTCAAAAAAGAAGGAGATACATTTATCCTGACAACCGCCGACGTAACTGGTTACATACAGGCTTCAGGAAGGACTTCCAGATTGTATGCAGGCGGTTTAACAAAAGGACTGGCTTATCTGCTTGTGGACGATGACAAAGCATTTTATTCTCTGCAGAAAAAGGTAAGATGGTTCAGCGAAGATATAGAGTTTAAACCTGTTGAAGAAATTAATCTTGAGGAAATCCTTAAACAGATAGATGAAGATAGGGAAAAAGTCCGAAAAGTTTTATCAGGAGAATTCATAAAAGAAGAAAGACAATCATTCCTTACAACAGTTGTTATTGTTGAATCTCCAAACAAAGCAAGAACAATAGCCAACTTCTTCGGAAAACCCCTTAGAAGAAAATTAAAAAATCTTGATGCTTATGAAATAGCTATAGGTGAAAGATTTCTGACCATCGTCGCAAGCAAAGGGCATGTTTACGATCTGAATAAAGAGGAATATTACTTTGGAGTTAAGAAAAACGGTGAACTTGTTCCTATATTTGAGCCGATAGATGAAAGTAAAAACAATATCATCCAGAGCATAAGAGAACTTGACCTTGAAGTCAATGAGATATTCATTGCCACAGACCCTGACACAGAAGGCGAAAAAATTAGTTATGACCTGTTTTTAAACTCTCTACCTTATAACTACAACATAAAAAGGGCTGAGTTCCACGAAGTAACCAAAAAGGCATTTTTAGAGGCCATTAAAAACTACAGGGATTTTGATGTAAATCTGGTAAAAGCCCAGCTTGTTAGAAGGGTTGCAGACAGATGGATTGGGTTTACCATTTCCCAGTATATCCAGAAAAAACTCCATAGACACTGGCTATCAGCAGGTAGAGTTCAAACACCTGTCTTAGAATGGGTAATAAACAGAACAGATGAAGCAAAACAGAAAATAGCAATTGTTAGAGTTGAGATAAATGGTTATCCATTTGAGTTCCAGTTTGAAGATAAGAAAAAGGCTAAATGGTTCTATGACCATCTTGAGTTTGTAATGGTTAAAGCCCTTGAAAAAGAGGAAGAGCATCTATTTGTTAAGCCATTTACCACAGATACTATGCTGTCAGAGGCTGCAAGGGAGCTTAGATTTTCTCCTCAAGAAACAATGCAGCTTGCACAGGATTTATTTGAGGCAGGACTTATCACATACCATAGAACAGATAGTATAAGGGTTTCCGAAGCAGGAGTATTTGTTGCCAAAGAATATATAACTGAAAACTTTGGTGAAGAATACTTTAAACCCAGAACTTTCTCTACAGCAGGCGGAGCCCATGAATGTATTAGACCTACACGACCTATGGATGCTGATGATTTAAGGTCAATGATTTACACAATGAACCTGCAAGGAATAACAAACAAGCATATCCGCCTTTATGACCTGATATTCAGGAGATTTATGGCCTCACAGATGAGGGAAACAGTAGTTGAAAAAACAACCTATGATATAAGAGCTTTTGATGAGGAACTACAGGAAGGAGTTTTAACCAGAATAATTGAACACGGCTATGACCTGATACTGCCTGTTAAGGTTTATTCAATTCCTGAAGGTAAAATAGAAGTAAAAGACAAAAAATCATATCATCTAAAGCCTAAAGTTCCTTACTATACATTTGCAACACTTATTCAAGATATGAAGGAAAAAGGTATCGGAAGACCTTCTACCTATGCAGTAACAGTTCAAAAACTTTTAGACAGGCATTACATAATAGAAAGAAGAGGATACCTTTTCCCAACAAAACTGGGAAGAACTGTAATGGCACTGATTAAAAAGAGAGAAGATATTTATAAATTTGTTAATGAAAACTACACAAAACAGCTTGAAGAAATTATGGACAAAGTAGAAAGAGGAGAAGCAGACTACGAAGAAGAACTGGAAAAGCTGTTTAATGAACTAAAAGAGAAAAAATTATTCTTTAAAGTAGAACTTGGAAAGTATGCCTATGAAGAATGA
- the thiS gene encoding sulfur carrier protein ThiS — protein MKLKVNGEYREFNKDQLTIKELVQELGIKAPNYAVAVGMEVIPKSEYETYQLKDGDVVEIVTFVGGG, from the coding sequence ATGAAACTGAAGGTAAACGGAGAATACAGGGAATTTAACAAAGACCAGCTTACAATAAAAGAACTTGTTCAGGAACTTGGTATAAAAGCACCAAACTATGCTGTTGCTGTAGGAATGGAAGTTATTCCCAAAAGTGAGTATGAAACATACCAGCTAAAAGACGGAGACGTCGTAGAAATAGTTACCTTTGTAGGCGGAGGCTAA
- a CDS encoding DUF1439 domain-containing protein, with translation MRKIFLVFFMFAFVITGCVQTGNQGGTPGLTLTLSTKELNDYLKKEFPVEKKYKFVHIKLDNPDVLNIQKDRIKIGSDVIYSVEMLPEVKGKVLISGGIKYDPEKRAIYLKDPVIEKLEFFRKNLVSFIPENHRKTLFGFIGEVFSTVPVYRFDNKKLMYRFLKDIKAEDGKLILRFGL, from the coding sequence ATGAGAAAAATATTTCTTGTATTTTTTATGTTTGCCTTTGTCATAACTGGTTGTGTTCAGACAGGAAATCAGGGAGGAACTCCTGGATTAACACTCACCCTTTCCACAAAGGAACTTAATGATTATCTGAAAAAGGAATTCCCTGTTGAGAAAAAATATAAATTTGTCCATATAAAACTGGATAATCCTGATGTGCTAAATATTCAAAAAGACAGAATTAAGATAGGTTCTGATGTAATTTATTCTGTGGAAATGCTTCCTGAAGTAAAAGGAAAAGTTCTTATATCAGGTGGTATCAAATATGACCCTGAAAAAAGGGCTATATACCTGAAAGACCCTGTTATTGAAAAGTTAGAATTTTTCAGAAAAAATCTTGTTTCTTTTATACCTGAAAATCACAGAAAAACTCTGTTTGGATTTATTGGTGAAGTATTCAGCACAGTTCCGGTTTATAGATTTGATAACAAAAAACTAATGTATCGCTTTCTAAAAGATATAAAGGCAGAGGACGGAAAGCTTATCCTGAGGTTTGGGCTTTAG
- the queF gene encoding preQ(1) synthase, whose protein sequence is MSQLKYGEKEIQEAKLERWPNPNPEKNYTIDITFPEFTCLCPRSGYPDFATIKIRYIPDQYIVELKSLKLYLNKYRNQYISHEEATNKIYDDLYNLLQPRFLEVIGDWNPRGNVKTIITVSSEDNK, encoded by the coding sequence ATGAGTCAGTTAAAATACGGAGAAAAGGAAATACAGGAAGCAAAATTAGAAAGATGGCCTAATCCAAATCCGGAAAAAAATTACACAATTGATATAACCTTTCCTGAGTTTACATGCTTATGTCCTCGTTCCGGATATCCGGATTTTGCAACAATAAAAATTAGATATATACCTGACCAGTATATTGTTGAGCTGAAATCACTTAAACTTTATCTGAACAAATACAGAAATCAGTATATATCCCACGAGGAAGCTACCAATAAGATATATGATGATTTATACAACCTGCTTCAACCAAGGTTTTTAGAAGTAATAGGTGACTGGAATCCAAGGGGAAATGTTAAAACAATAATAACAGTTTCCTCGGAGGATAATAAATAA
- a CDS encoding polyprenyl synthetase family protein translates to MDIKAYLKQQAEFINRKIQEYIPSGTPEKLFEAMAYSLNAGGKRLRPILILESAKAVGKEDIEDIVDIAVAAEFIHTYSLIHDDLPAMDDDDLRRGKPTCHKVFGEAIAILAGDGLQSYAFELISQNQSVPAEKLIKVINLLAHGTGIYGMVGGQAADILHEKENVFDDIQFIHTHKTAKFIQSCCQIGAVLANATDEEEKVLKNYGLYIGLAFQIWDDVLDEIGDEKKLGKKTRKDREKNKLTYPSLYGIEKSKKIAKDYIEKAVNEIKILKSPEILQEIAKYIISREV, encoded by the coding sequence ATGGATATAAAGGCTTATCTTAAGCAGCAGGCAGAATTTATCAATAGGAAAATTCAGGAATATATTCCATCAGGAACTCCTGAAAAACTTTTTGAGGCAATGGCTTATTCCCTTAATGCCGGTGGAAAAAGACTTAGACCTATTTTGATACTGGAAAGTGCTAAAGCGGTAGGGAAAGAAGATATAGAGGATATAGTTGATATTGCTGTTGCAGCAGAGTTTATCCATACATACTCCCTGATACATGATGACCTTCCTGCAATGGATGATGATGACCTTAGGAGAGGAAAACCTACCTGCCATAAGGTTTTCGGAGAAGCAATCGCAATTCTTGCCGGAGATGGTCTTCAGTCTTATGCCTTTGAACTGATATCTCAGAACCAAAGTGTTCCGGCTGAAAAGCTTATAAAAGTTATTAATCTCCTTGCCCATGGAACAGGTATATACGGAATGGTAGGAGGACAGGCAGCTGATATACTCCATGAAAAAGAAAATGTTTTTGATGATATTCAGTTTATACATACCCATAAAACAGCAAAATTTATCCAGTCTTGTTGCCAGATAGGTGCTGTTCTGGCAAATGCAACAGATGAGGAAGAAAAAGTTCTCAAAAATTATGGTCTTTATATAGGACTGGCATTTCAGATATGGGATGATGTGCTTGATGAGATAGGAGATGAGAAAAAATTAGGAAAAAAAACCAGAAAAGATAGGGAGAAAAATAAACTTACATATCCATCTTTGTATGGTATTGAAAAATCTAAAAAAATAGCAAAAGATTATATTGAAAAAGCAGTAAATGAGATTAAAATATTAAAATCCCCTGAAATCTTGCAGGAAATTGCAAAATATATAATAAGCAGAGAGGTATAG
- a CDS encoding YraN family protein, with protein MSSSNIGKIAEEKAVNFLKQKGYTILDRNFRTRYGEIDIIAKQGNTLIFVEVRFRSGSFISPEESIDHRKIQKIMKTANAYLTKTTTNYENIRFDVIAIDKNQIRHIENAFDIM; from the coding sequence ATGAGTAGTTCTAATATCGGGAAAATAGCAGAAGAAAAAGCTGTAAATTTTTTGAAGCAAAAAGGTTATACCATTCTGGACAGAAATTTTAGAACCAGATATGGTGAGATTGATATTATAGCCAAACAGGGTAATACCCTTATATTTGTAGAGGTTCGGTTTCGAAGCGGCAGTTTTATTTCACCTGAAGAAAGTATAGACCACCGGAAAATCCAGAAGATAATGAAAACTGCAAATGCTTATTTAACAAAAACAACTACAAATTATGAAAATATCAGGTTTGATGTAATAGCCATTGACAAAAACCAGATAAGACATATAGAAAATGCCTTTGATATTATGTGA
- the purB gene encoding adenylosuccinate lyase, whose translation MIKRYTLERMGNVWSEVNKFQKWLDVEIAICRAWNKLGKIPDEALREIEEKTYIDESVVERIHQLDKIYNHDVLAFVTAIAEQVGENGRYIHLGVTSSDVIDTALGLLMRETADILIQDIDALLPVLMENAFKYKKTVMMGRTHGVHAEPMVFGLKFALWYEEMKRNRKRLEHAREVVSVGAISGAVGTYSNIPPEVEKYALEELGLKPEPVSNQVVQRDRHAEFMAAMAITASSLEKIAVEIRHLQRTEVLEAQEPFKKGQRGSSAMPHKKNPITCERITGLARVIRANAIPAMEDIALWHERDISHSSVERVVLPDSAIALDYILYLTKKVLEGLVVYPENMKRNMDLSKGLYFSSKVLVALVEKGLSRDEAYDIVQRNAMKAWDTPGLMFKDALLQDPEVTSRLSPEELDKIFDVNAFLKNVPYIYERVFGKY comes from the coding sequence ATGATAAAAAGATACACCCTTGAAAGAATGGGAAATGTGTGGAGCGAAGTTAACAAATTTCAAAAATGGTTAGATGTTGAGATTGCAATTTGTAGAGCATGGAACAAACTTGGAAAAATTCCTGATGAAGCCCTTAGGGAAATAGAAGAAAAAACATATATTGATGAAAGCGTTGTTGAGAGAATACATCAGCTTGACAAGATTTACAACCATGATGTTTTGGCTTTTGTAACTGCCATAGCAGAGCAGGTTGGGGAAAATGGCAGATATATACATCTTGGAGTAACATCTTCAGATGTTATAGATACTGCCCTTGGACTTTTGATGAGAGAAACTGCTGATATTCTTATTCAGGATATAGATGCACTGCTGCCTGTTCTTATGGAAAATGCTTTTAAATATAAAAAGACTGTTATGATGGGAAGAACACACGGTGTCCATGCAGAACCAATGGTATTCGGGCTAAAATTTGCCCTCTGGTATGAAGAGATGAAAAGAAACAGGAAAAGACTGGAACATGCCAGAGAAGTTGTTTCTGTAGGGGCAATCTCAGGAGCTGTTGGAACATACTCAAATATCCCACCGGAAGTGGAAAAATACGCCCTTGAAGAGCTTGGTCTAAAACCTGAACCTGTTTCAAATCAGGTTGTTCAACGGGACAGACATGCAGAATTCATGGCAGCAATGGCTATAACAGCATCATCACTTGAAAAAATAGCAGTTGAGATAAGGCATTTACAAAGAACAGAAGTTCTAGAAGCACAGGAGCCATTTAAAAAAGGTCAAAGGGGTTCTTCTGCAATGCCCCATAAGAAAAACCCAATAACCTGTGAAAGAATAACAGGACTTGCCAGAGTAATCAGGGCAAATGCAATTCCTGCGATGGAAGATATTGCCCTCTGGCATGAAAGGGATATCTCCCATTCCTCAGTTGAGAGAGTTGTCCTACCTGATAGTGCAATAGCACTGGATTATATCCTTTATCTCACAAAGAAAGTTCTGGAAGGTCTTGTGGTATATCCTGAAAATATGAAGAGAAATATGGATTTATCAAAAGGACTATATTTTTCATCAAAAGTGCTTGTTGCACTTGTTGAAAAAGGATTATCCAGAGATGAGGCTTACGACATAGTCCAGAGAAATGCCATGAAAGCATGGGACACACCAGGATTAATGTTCAAAGATGCCCTTTTACAAGACCCAGAAGTAACATCAAGGCTTTCACCTGAAGAATTGGACAAAATATTTGACGTTAATGCATTTTTGAAAAATGTTCCTTATATTTATGAAAGAGTATTTGGAAAATATTAG